The DNA sequence agcctaaggattctatatGGAAGAatatcaagaagatcatgcctcggaagaattttgaagaagcttggagttgaataaatctgtttggataaaaatatttcaagtcaagatctctacaaatcacagatttagtgttatagagaagtcactcgagaactccaaatgacttatcgagaagtcaggaaagctactagagaactcagaaagatatcgacaagccaattgaagacatgaagattggagatatcgacaagccatttcttcactagagaactcagagttatcgacaagtcaacattgattagagaactctgagttatcgataagtcaagttccactagagaactcagagatattgataagtcaaaattcactagagaactctaagttatcgacaagtcaaagtgaagacatgaagctgagagatctcaacaagccaaattctcttatagagaactcatagacctctacaagtcaaatttactatggagtattagagatctcgataagtcaatatacttattgagatgtcaagatctctatatgcctaactggagatctcgaggtaaattctcaaagtttaaattgcagaccagttcaatatccaagatctacaatcaacaaataatccaaccagctggattgacaagtctacaaaaagcagcttgaaggatgtgcaagatcaatggtgaagattaactgacaaaggaagatcaaagtaaacacagggtgctaagatatgttaagccagaaatagaagattcatttttcctaaaatgaaaatgacaagtgacagtttactaaagtttaatagcatgtcttattgtacaatgtgtaaaccaacagttaactgaagtataaagttaacactggtcctttgttagttgtaacaatttagatagaaaatcttgtaacactctcaagaagaagctaagctctttattaacaaagagcctagaaattttgtagcaaaacattcttaattttaatataaaattaagtgagttttgaaagatctatgttctttattattgcatgtttaatttctgcagtaacacatttcactacaagatttgatttactttgttcaaccataaagaattcaagaaaagcacaaaaacacCTAAAACACATTACCCccgtgtgttattcatttcctaacactACTAATCCGCAACCAAATATTCAAATTCGGCATGAAGAAATGCTGAAATGCCTCActcataaataatattaaattaatataataGACAAACATAGATACATATATCTATTATACTTGAACACAATTTCAAacgaaataaaataaaatcaatATAGTATTCAAACCAATACATAATCAAACCATATTTTTAGAGTCAATCAAGTAATTAACGCATCAGTAGGCAATGATGTGAATAAAATAAAAGAAGGAAACCCTCGCACATTAAGAcacaaaataataaaattgcAATCCCAAAAATTCAAAATGATAGTATTACCATATAAAAAAATAACACTTGTCTTAATTATCCTCACACTAAAAAACTAGTGAGAACTGATACATATAATCTAGAGTAATCACAATTCGCAAACAAACATACATTATACATACCATTGATGTAAAAATAAAAGAACGTGATATAAAcctattcaaataataaaatgatGTATACAATAAAATGGTTACAAATACGGTAAAGAGACGAGGGAGAAAAATGAGAGCCGTATATGCAGGACGAATCATAGAACAAATCACAAGAATCGTTTACACCTATTCATGCAAATATAAGGCCAAAAAAAGCCTAGGTGTCAGCTAAACCAGTGGCGGATCTAGGGGGGGTCCCTGGCCCCCCTAAATTGAGAATATAATCATATTAGTGTTAGCATTTCACATCTCGTTTTCTTAGTGCAGCTGGTTTTGTGTAGTCTTCTCATCCCTAAATACCAAGGTTCGATCCAAGCAACATTTTAAGTCTGTTCCTTCCTTTCCCAACTCCAACTCAAATTAACAATACTCCTTTTGCTTAATTTTTGATGCagtttttttttcatttttcttttctttttaatgTTTTAATGAAAAGATGCATATATTTTTAACTTTCAAAAAGATGTATATATTTTTAACTATTACTTAGTGAATTTGATTACTTAAAACACAGAGATATGTGTTAAATTCAAATAGTTTTTCATTTTTTAACGCATCTTACACTCAAAATTAtattattcatttttaaaaaaattataatataaaatcgGCCCCCTAAAAAAATTTTCTGCGTCCGCCACTGAGCCAAACTACAAGTATCCAAAAATACAAACACCATATGAACAACATACAAAATATGAACTCAAGGGACCTAAAGATTAAAGAACAAACGAACGTCAAATAAACAAAATTGAAGCAAAAAATAGATACATACATGCACCAGTAAGAGTGAAAAAGGAACTAAACAATATTACTTAGAGATGGAGAGAGAGACATGGTTAAAGGAGAGAGCAAAACATAAAGAGGAGGGAGAGAGCGCCCTTATCCTCGGACTATTGAATAATACATACCGAAAATGGAGTTTGATAACCGAACCGATTTTTACATCAGTGGAACATCATCGCCAGAATCCAACTAAGTTTTTCTTGGGTTGTTTGCTGGAAAATGAAAACATACCTGCATGAAAGTGGGCTAGTTTTGGGTCTTCCAGAACAAACAACGATATTGTTCAAGTGCCACCGTCTTCGGAAAGCTAAATACACACATACATATTTTGTTTAGTCAAAATATAATGATCTAATTAAGGAGAAAATATTTTGTAGTTTAGTCACCCCCATTGTTATTTTATCTCTCTCAGACATACATGATCTTTCGAGTGAAATGATTGAGACATATATACATATGTATTATATATGATGATTAATCTTTAAAATTTTCAAGAACCTTAAGAAAATCGTAGAAATTATTATGTATATGGGCTGCATTTgttaatttatattattatttatacactattCAAGTTTAGAAAATcgttttttttaacaaaaaattatattattatttatacactattCAAGTTATCATATTCGAATTGCGTCAATaacaaatattttaattattttttgctaattaattataCACGCACATACGAGAAATCGAGGGATCGAACTCATGACCTCCGGCAAGGGGTACAACAGCTCAAACACGGCAATAACACTTCGTTGGAAAACATTTTTATTGTTATATATACAATAATCAAGCTTTCAAGTTCCACCAACAATAACCATTTATAAATATACAAATAAACATATATTATTTTATACCAATATGTTATTAAtcatatttaaattttattaaacatttttataaataatataaaatgaaaaTACGAAATAATAATCCGTGCATCAAGAGTAGAGCGCGATTTCTTTCGTGGCAGTTTTTAGCCAAAACTGAAAACGATACCGCATGCCGTTGGTTTTTAAAGTTGAAAATTGAAACCGCAATCGAAATCATCAGTTCGGTTTTACAAATCTCAGTTCAGTTTTAATCGGATTGATTTCAAGTTTAAAATCGTATCACACAAAATTAACAACACACAAAATTAACAACACAAATATGGCTATTGAAACTTTTAAGTAAACAAATACAATGTACATTTGTTGCCAAATAAGAAAATACATAAGTTGAATCAGAGAATTTATTACAGCAAATGACACAACAGAAGTGTGCAGAGTGCATATTAGGTCTCTCTATCCACAGTTTTGTAGAAACTTGTTTGAGTTAGAGCTAGAGTATGATACACATCTCATATTTTATATGGTAGTTAAAGTAGCAGTACACTCAAAAATTAATTTATCATCTTTCAGAGTATGATACACAAATTAGTATTCATGAGTTCATCGACTATATTACATAAGTTTATACTACTAAGACTCAAGTTTTGATACATTGAGAGTTAATTGAGTTCAAAACTAACCAAATTATACGGTTGATACGCAGACTCCTGTGCCATACATTAAAATGATCTTAAAACTATATAAATCGgtcatgtatatatatacacttaaaCTACACAAAGCAGTctcatatatatatgtatatattaatttctagaattatattatataaatatatttatttattttaataattcagattgatttcaaatttttcggttcggttttaaTGTATAACCGAAACCGCAGATTGGTTTCAATTTCGGTTCGATTTTTAACAATTTCGGTTTTGGTTTCGATTTTTTTTGGACCAACCAAACAGTCCTTAACGACCAACACCGGTTACTATCATTCAACAGATTGATCCAATAAGAAACGCAAATGGGCCCAAACTTAACAATTAAAAATAAAACCAATAAGAGCCCAATAAAAATAAAACCCGAATTTAACTATCTTCTTCTTTATTGTCTTAAACCTCTTTAAACCCTAGTCTCTCTCTCTGTGTCTCTCGCCCCTTTTTAGTAAATTGTAGAGAGATAGAAAGTAAATTACAATGAAGACTCCAAAATCAAAGCAAGAACCTGTAGTCCATCAAGAAGACCCCGTTGTTTCTGATTCAGATGATGAGGTAGTTATATATTTATCTAATTGTTAAAAATTAACTCAGTTTTATTGTGTGTTTTTGTTGTATGCAATGATTGATTGATAGTTTGTGTAATTTGTATCAATTTGATCTTTTCGAATGGGAATGCTCGATTATTAGTTTTATCTTATTAGTTTGTGTATGTGAATGTGTAAATGAATACTTATCGTTAATTCGAAACATTCGTTGTTCGTTGTATTACTTATGTAGGTATTGTTGAGTTAGTCATTTGCGTTTATCGACAGAAGAATTTGCTTTTTAATAGCGTTCAAGTATGTCAAAATGAAATCTTTACCGTTTAAATTTTGTACTGGTGTGTGTAGGAATGGTTGAAGGATGATAGTTTTGATGGCAGTCTAACTGATTCGGGTTCGGAAGGGAGTGATTTTACGGAAGATAAGGTACATTGTAAATGCCCTGTGAAAATGTCTGTTGGCCGGTACTGTTATAGAATAATAAGTTATTTTAGTAATTTTGGTACTGGACTGTTTTTCATTTTACTTTTGAAAGTTTATTTTTTAACCTCGTTTTTGCCAAATATATTGATATACTGGACGGTTTGATTTAGTTATTTACTTAAGCCCCTGGTTTAGCAAATATTTGACATGCTTTCTGGACAATTTTATGTGACTGTATGTAACCTTATATTTTTCGTGTTGCTGATGGTAATATTAGGACGACCTTACTACAAGCGATGATGCTGTCTCCTTTGACGACGAGGACGATGTTGGTCAGGAAAGTCGTCAGAGTGAAAGTGAAGAATCCCATCAATCAGTTGAAGAGAGTGATTCATCAGAAGATGAGGTGTTTCACATTAGATCataaattttctatttttctaGTTTAATTAGGTCTTCCTGTAACCTGGACATGAAATACTCTTTGCTAAGTATTCAATTTATTATCCTGACTCAGGTTGCGCCAAGAAATACAATTGGTGATGTCCCTCTTGAGTGGTACAAGGATGAGGAACACATCGGATATGATATGACTGGAAAGAAGTTAAAGAAGAAAGAAAGACAAGATAAACTCGAACAATTTTTACGTAGTGCTGATGATTCAAACAATTGGTGAGTTGTCTGTCTAAACTTTAAATGGTGTCGCATATAAGATTAAACAACATTCTTTTCCCCTCTCACTCTCTATACATATGTAGACACACGCACACAGACTTGTATTAAATTCTGtataattttgatttttaatgTCAAAATTTCCATAATTATGTTTGCTTTAAGGCAACCAAGAATTGTTCATTTAATTATTTCGAGTTTGTTTAGTGACTGTAGTCTCATTTAAACAGTAAAAAATATGTGATTGGTGACAACATATCTTGAACTTTGCTTCATGAGAGAACATACTTGTAAAGACGTAAAAACGAGGTAAGATGACCCTGTACCGCCTAACCGCCTAGATGGTTAGACTGTTAGGCGCCCACCTAGATGGTTAGACTGTTAGGTGCCCACCTAGATGGTCATTAGGCGGATTATATGTTTCACTACATAAATTGGGTGTAtttaatatatacatacatttatatgtTATAATAATGTAGATTTTAGCCATTACATACATTACCAAAGAGTAAATACTATATTTACATATCAAAGTACATACATAAATGTAATACCCAATGATATGTGTTATACGTTTGTAGTTTGTGCATACATATAATATGTATACATAcgcgtgtatatatatatgtatgtatctAACAGATAAGAAGAAAATTAAGAATATTACTTAATAGATCGCTGCCAGGAGATGCTTGTCCGTGTCTTGCTGGTTAGTTAGGGTTAAGTGTGACGGCTGTAGGTAGTTAGTAGTGTTTATAACTTGAATATTGGATGGCCCATATAAAAGGATACTGGATTGGACTTGGTCAAAGATTGACTGGGCTAGGCCATGTTAAAATAAGACGGACTTAGGCGGATTTGTACGGATTTAGACGTCGTCTAGCCGCCTAGGTGCCCCCTATGCGTCGCCTACCCATTGAAAATGAAGACGGGTCCGACTCCTACCCATTTTTACCGCCTAGACGATGTCTTAACAACTATGAAAATAGTTTACATGGTGTCCTTGTATCTTTTGTGTTTATAACTAATGAAATCTATCAAGGTTGCTTCACTTCATTCACTGCCAGTCCCAAAACTGATAATACATGTTACATTGTACCTATTTTTTTCTGTCCTTTATTGTTTGGAGGTCTTTAGATGAGTGGGGCCAAATGCGGTTGTTAAAAAGCTCCAGTAGAATGTAAGCAATCTGTATGATGTTTGAAATCTGTTGGATAACTAAACAAAGTAAAATTGTGGCTATTCAAGTGAAGTAGGAAATTTACTTATTCAAGAGGAAAAGAGAAAATTTAATATTAACTTCCAAGTCCACAAGTTCCTGCCGTAGAAGCTTCTGAGATATATCTTATTTGTTTTCTTTGTATTGATCAGGCGTAAGATCTACGATGAGTACAATGATGAGGAAGTTGAATTAAAAAAGGAAGAAATTAAGATGATTCGTAAATTGCTGAAAGGGAAGGCTCCACATGCTGAGTTTGACCCACATCCGGTTTGcatatttttcttttttgaaAGCCCTTTTTAATTTAAAACTGTAATAATATAGGTAAGTTGTTTCCATTTACAGATTCTTTAGCTTTTTTTTTGTGTGAATGCAGCCTTACATTGATTGGTATGCTTATGATGGTGCGAAACATCCATTATCAAGTGCTCCGGAACCAAAGAGGCGTTTTATTGAATCAAAATGGGAAAATAAAAAGGTAATATCACAACATTCGCTCATTTTAATCGTACATAAGATTCAAGAAAATCTGATATATATTTAGACATAGGGAAGAACAAAAGAAAATAGTGTGAATTTACTTGAAGGAGAGGACAATAATGACTTCCTGAGGCAACAAAGGAGACAAAGGCTGAGATAGATGTGGAAAGAGAAAAGAGAATGAGTAGTATTGTATTGATCTTATGTCTTCTGATTATTTCCCATTAATCTGTAGGTTGTGAAGTTTATTAGAGCAATCCGCAACGgatggataaaatttgataagcCAAAAGAAGAACCAAAAGTTTACAACTTGTGGGGTGATGATCAAGCAGAAAAGGCAGGTGGTTTGACATATATTCCTGCTCCAAAGCCCCAGCTTCCAGGTTTGAAGTTAACAATTTCTTTCCGTATCATCACAATTCCATTTACTTTAAAGAGCTGGAATTTTTTTCTTCTTGCCTGGTGAAATGGATATTACTGTGGTTATAAACTTTTTATTTTAAGGCCACGAGGAATCCTATAATCCTGCTTTAGAATTCATTCCAACACAAGAAGAGTTAGATGCATATCAGCTTGAGTTTGAAGAAGATCGGCCTAAATTTATTCCAAAACGGTAATTAGTATAGGTTTTATACTCGTTCTTAATGACTAATGTTTGAACTTATTAAGATCTTAATTAATTTCAATCTGTATAGGTTTTTGTCATTAAGAAGTGTCCCAGCATATGAGAAAGCTGTCAAAGAAACATTTGATCGTTGCTTGGATCTGTACCTGTGCCCTCGAGCCAGGAAAAAGCGTGTAAGAGGAGCAAAATTCTAACTATGTATCTTGAACTACCACATTACATATTAATTTTGATTGAATTCTTGACAATTGTACATACATTTCATCTTCAGATTAATATTGATCCTGAATCTCTAAAGCCCAAGCTGCCTAGCCGAAAAGATCTTAGACCTTACCCAAGCACATGTTATCTTGAGTACAGAGGTCACAAGGGTCCAGTTATGTCAATTTCTACCGATCCATCTGGACAATGGATTGCTTCTGGTACAGACTTATAGAACTTATGTTTTTCTTTTATTCGTAAAATAGAAGATCTTATAGACTTCATGTCTGTGAATATCATCCTTGCTGTATGTTGAAACCTGGAAAATAGTGTAAGCTAACTAAAGACTGTAAAATATACCTTATTTAGTCCTTTCTCATTGTTTTGGACTTTAATATTATGGGAAGTGGCTCCCTCTTCACATTGGGGTGTGTAAACTGGTCGATGTGAGTTTAACTATAATCTCTATCCCATAAAGGGTCAAGTGATGGAACTGTGCGTATCTGGGAAATTGACACCGGAAGATGTCTTAAAATATGGGAGCTAGATGAAGCTGTAAATTATGTGGCATGGAATCCTTCTCCAGAGCTTCCTATTTTAGCAGTTGCTGTGTAAGACTAacttgtttatatatatatgtatatatgtgtgtgtgtgtgtatttatatatgtatgtatatatctattTGTTTGTTCGTTTCCTGTTCCCTACAACTAAATATGTAAACTATGTTGGCGCAAAACAAATGCAGGGGGGCAGATGTTTACCTTCTAAATGCGGGGTTAGGAAGTGAAGAACAACATAAGATTGAAGAACTTCTACATGTTGAAACACCTGCAGCACCTGCACCAGATGATTCTAGTCTGTTTAATTTTAATACATCATTTTGGCTTTATGTCTTGCGGTGACTGATGTTTGCTAATTACATAATTCATGTTGTTTAGGTAAAGGTGCACCCACTGTAAGCTGGAGTCAAGATGAAAAACACAAGGGAATCAGGTTGAAGCACACAAAGGTACTTCTGTAATATTCTCTGTGATGTTTCAAGTAGTGCAGTGTTGTAATATATTCCTTTGTAATAGAACTTTAAGTAATTTTGATT is a window from the Apium graveolens cultivar Ventura chromosome 1, ASM990537v1, whole genome shotgun sequence genome containing:
- the LOC141666290 gene encoding ribosome biogenesis protein BOP1 homolog, with translation MKTPKSKQEPVVHQEDPVVSDSDDEEWLKDDSFDGSLTDSGSEGSDFTEDKDDLTTSDDAVSFDDEDDVGQESRQSESEESHQSVEESDSSEDEVAPRNTIGDVPLEWYKDEEHIGYDMTGKKLKKKERQDKLEQFLRSADDSNNWRKIYDEYNDEEVELKKEEIKMIRKLLKGKAPHAEFDPHPPYIDWYAYDGAKHPLSSAPEPKRRFIESKWENKKVVKFIRAIRNGWIKFDKPKEEPKVYNLWGDDQAEKAGGLTYIPAPKPQLPGHEESYNPALEFIPTQEELDAYQLEFEEDRPKFIPKRFLSLRSVPAYEKAVKETFDRCLDLYLCPRARKKRINIDPESLKPKLPSRKDLRPYPSTCYLEYRGHKGPVMSISTDPSGQWIASGSSDGTVRIWEIDTGRCLKIWELDEAVNYVAWNPSPELPILAVAVGADVYLLNAGLGSEEQHKIEELLHVETPAAPAPDDSSKGAPTVSWSQDEKHKGIRLKHTKTVSSVEWHRKGDYFSSVMPSAESRAISIHQLSKKVTQRIPFKLHGLPVSTAFHPSRSVFFISTKMTVRVYDLLKHELVKKLETGLRNVSSIAIHPGGDNVIVGSREGKLCWFDMDLSSQPYKILRCHPKDITSVAYHRTYPLFASCSDDGTAYVFHGMVYSDLNQNPLIVPLEILRGHQSSNGRGVMDCKFHPRQPWLFTAGADSVIKLFCH